One window of Etheostoma spectabile isolate EspeVRDwgs_2016 chromosome 6, UIUC_Espe_1.0, whole genome shotgun sequence genomic DNA carries:
- the LOC116690810 gene encoding complement C1r-A subcomponent has protein sequence MFHLNERHLLLQQWISLLTDIAFNPEMAWTSCIIFFLYVSVCECWPLPDTGPLMHGVIQSPQYPQPYPSNLQEQWDLSVPEGYQIRLTFTHLDIEASAGCFYDALTVLYDTKILGKFCGHENSADGHHPGNQPILSPGNRLTLMFQSDDNNPERHQNVGFSAQYQAIDMDECSAPEPEDGSGPLCSQICLNTLGSYLCSCHHGYELRPDQRSCVLSCDGGIFDETEGHLFSPGYPNPPHHAVSCQYIISVESGFAVVLNFTDNFHIESMDTEQGPNCPHHWLQVTLSDREPMKLCGGKSPGLIHTNSNTVTLDYHTDNEGLSKGWSLDYSTYRVKCPLPSNVTKGKVTPILTEYFYRDYIYVRCDQGYKLMMDGQEVEGFSTMCQSNGQWHLPLPECHIIDCGEPEPLLNGGVTFLSGFQNQYRSIVQYHCNEPFYSLLGGINVVFTCEADRKWRSNNDIVVSPTCIPVCGQPTKLISTYQRIIGGSDAPDYTIPWQVLLNIDGGRGGGMVIGDRWIMTAAHVILKKGNQASKEAVRMYMGLTNFNSLTASPVYAASIHIHPEYNNPTDVNFNNDIALIKLQDSLTFNSSVMPICLPPEGATYITGVMGLVSGFGITEIDGRSISTNKMKYVQVPVVEQETCSNSITLSKKTRDSVPSLSNNMFCAGVPEGGKDSCQGDSGGPYALRDNGRFWAAGIVSWGVDCGKQGTYGVYTRVTNYMDWINKTMQENPHKEERIADMGWTNSFIWFLCISVSECWQPLDSKSVIRGEVQSPQYPRPYLPNLLRKWDIWVPEGYQIQLSLKHLDIKVSSGCYQDSLTVLYDQNVLGKFCGQENSTDHPGKEPILSQGNKLSLVFQTSDFNSELQQHIGFSATYKAIVIDCGEPEPLLNGGVIFLSGFQNQYRSVIQYHCNEPFYTLPGGENVTFTCEADRKWRSNHNNVTPTCIPVCGKPTKLISAYQRIMGGSEAPDYTIPWQVLLTIDGGRGGGMVIGDRWIMTAATDLTRGGKPISNETVRMHMGPTDVKTLMGSPVYAASIHIHPEFNNTNGLDFNHDIALIKLQDPITFNSSVMPICLPGEGATYVTGEIGLVSGFGITNIYPLKMTNKLKYVQLPVVEQKTCSNSVKKLKKTRDNVPTLTNNMFCVGVPEGGKDSCLGDNGGPYALRDNGRFWAAGIVSWGVDCGKQGTYGVYTRVTNYMDWINKTIQEN, from the exons ATGTTTCACTTGAATGAGAGACATTTGCTCCTGCAACAGTGGATCAGTTTACTCACGGATATAGCATTTAATCCAGAGATGGCGTGGACTTCCTGTATAATTTT CTTTCtgtatgtgtcagtgtgtgagtgCTGGCCGCTGCCTGACACAGGGCCTCTAATGCATGGGGTGATCCAGTCCCCCCAGTATCCTCAGCCTTACCCTTCCAACCTGCAGGAGCAGTGGGACCTCAGTGTGCCAGAGGGCTACCAGATCCGACTCACCTTCACACACTTGGACATTGAAGCTTCTGCTGGCTGCTTTTACGACGCCCTCACA GTTCTCTATGATACAAAGATCCTGGGGAAGTTTTGTGGTCATGAGAACTCGGCTGATGGGCATCACCCTGGCAACCAGCCCATCTTGTCTCCAGGCAACAGACTCACCCTCATGTTCCAGTCAGACGACAACAACCCAGAGCGCCACCAGAATGTGGGCTTTTCTGCTCAGTACCAGGCAATAG ACATGGATGAGTGTTCTGCGCCAGAACCTGAAGATGGCTCAGGTCCACTGTGCTCTCAGATCTGCCTCAATACCCTTGGCTCATACCTCTGCTCCTGTCACCACGGCTACGAGCTTCGCCCAGACCAgcgcagctgtgtgt TATCCTGTGACGGAGGTATATTTGATGAGACAGAGGGACATCTGTTCAGTCCAGGATACCCTAACCCCCCACATCATGCTGTGTCATGTCAGTACATTATTTCTGTAGAATCTGGCTTCGCTGTCGTTCTTAACTTCACTGACAACTTCCACATCGAGAGCATGGACACTGAGCAAGGTCCAAACTGTCCCCATCACTGGTTGCAG GTGACATTGTCAGACAGAGAGCCCATGAAGCTGTGTGGTGGAAAGAGTCCAGGTCTGATACACACAAACTCCAACACTGTCACACTGGACTACCACACTGATAATGAAGGCCTGAGCAAAGGCTGGAGCCTGGATTACAGCACATACA GAGTGAAGTGTCCGTTGCCCAGTAATGTGACTAAAGGCAAGGTCACTCCTATCTTGACTGAATATTTCTACAGAGACTACATCTATGTGCGCTGTGACCAAGGATACAAGCTGATGATG GATGGTCAGGAGGTCGAGGGTTTCTCTACCATGTGCCAAAGCAATGGACAGTGGCATCTCCCTTTACCAGAGTGCCACA TAATTGATTGTGGTGAACCTGAACCTTTGCTGAATGGAGGGGTGACATTCCTGTCTGGCTTTCAGAATCAGTACCGTTCCATTGTTCAGTATCACTGTAATGAACCATTTTACTCTCTCCTTGGGGGTATTAATG TTGTCTTCACCTGTGAAGCCGACAGAAAGTGGAGATCCAACAATGATATTGTTGTCAGTCCAACATGCATACCAG TCTGTGGCCAGCCAACAAAACTCATCTCTACCTATCAGAGGATCATCGGAGGCAGTGACGCTCCAGACTATACCATCCCCTGGCAAGTGCTACTGAACATAGAtgggggaagaggaggaggcatGGTGATAGGAGACCGCTGGATTATGACTGCTGCTCATGTCATTTTGAAGAAAGGAAATCAAGCATCAAAAGAGGCTGTGCGG ATGTATATGGGCCTTACTAATTTTAACTCCCTGACGGCCTCTCCTGTGTATGCTGCCTCAATCCACATTCATCCTGAATACAACAACCCCACTGATGTAAACTTCAACAATGACATTGCCTTGATCAAACTGCAAGACTCACTCACATTCAACTCATCCGTCATGCCAATATGTTTGCCACCAGAGGGTGCCACATACATCACTGGTGTAATGGG actggtGTCAGGCTTTGGCATTACAGAAATTGACGGCCGAAGTATTTCAACAAATAAGATGAAGTATGTACAAGTACCTGTGGTGGAGCAGGAGACATGCAGTAACTCAATCACTTTGTCGAAGAAGACAAGAGACAGTGTTCCAAGTCTATCAAACAACATGTTCTGTGCTGGAGTCCCAGAAGGTGGGAAGGACTCCTGCCAGGGTGACAGTGGAGGTCCCTACGCCCTGAGAGACAATGGAAGGTTCTGGGCTGCTGGGATTGTCAGCTGGGGGGTTGACTGCGGAAAGCAAGGAACATATGGAGTCTATACCAGAGTTACCAACTACATGGACTGGATCAACAAGACTATGCAGGAGAAC CCACACAAAGAAGAACGTATTGCAGACATGGGATGGACCAACTCTTTTATATG GTTTCTGTGTATTTCAGTGAGTGAGTGCTGGCAGCCGCTAGACTCTAAATCTGTTATACGTGGGGAGGTCCAGTCCCCTCAGTATCCCCGGCCTTACCTTCCCAACCTGCTGAGGAAATGGGACATCTGGGTTCCTGAGGGCTACCAGATCCAGCTGTCTCTAAAACACCTGGATATTAAAGTTTCCTCAGGCTGCTATCAAGACTCTCTGACG GTTCTTTATGACCAAAATGTCTTGGGGAAGTTTTGTGGCCAGGAAAATTCAACTGATCACCCAGGCAAAGAGCCGATCCTTTCGCAAGGCAACAAACTGAGTCTCGTATTCCAAACAAGTGACTTCAACTCAGAACTCCAACAGCACATTGGCTTCTCTGCTACCTACAAGGCAATAG TAATTGATTGTGGAGAACCTGAACCTTTGCTGAATGGGGGGGTGATCTTCCTGTCTGGCTTTCAGAATCAGTACCGTTCTGTTATTCAGTATCATTGTAATGAACCATTTTATACTCTCCCTGGTGGCGAAAATG TTACCTTCACCTGTGAAGCAGACAGGAAGTGGAGATCCAACCACAACAATGTAACTCCAACATGTATACCAG TCTGCGGCAAGCCAACAAAACTCATCTCTGCCTATCAGAGGATCATGGGAGGCAGTGAAGCTCCAGACTATACCATCCCCTGGCAAGTGCTACTGACCATAGAtgggggaagaggaggaggcatGGTGATAGGTGACCGCTGGATTATGACTGCAGCTACTGACCTAACCCGTGGTGGAAAACCAATATCAAATGAGACTGTACGA ATGCACATGGGACCTACTGATGTTAAAACCCTGATGGGTTCTCCTGTGTATGCTGCCTCAATCCACATTCACCCTGAATTCAACAACACCAACGGCTTAGACTTTAACCATGACATTGCCTTGATCAAACTGCAAGACCCGATCACATTCAACTCATCCGTCATGCCAATATGTTTGCCAGGAGAGGGTGCCACATATGTCACTGGCGAGATCGG actggTATCAGGCTTTGGCATTACAAACATATACCCcctaaaaatgacaaataagcTGAAGTATGTGCAGCTCCCTGTGGTGGAACAAAAGACATGCAGTAATTCAGTCAAGAAACTGAAGAAGACAAGGGACAATGTACCCACACTGACAAATAACATGTTCTGTGTTGGAGTCCCTGAAGGTGGGAAGGACTCCTGCCTAGGTGATAATGGAGGTCCCTACGCCCTGAGGGACAATGGAAGGTTCTGGGCTGCTGGGATTGTCAGCTGGGGGGTTGACTGTGGAAAGCAAGGAACATATGGAGTCTATACCAGAGTTACCAACTACATGGACTGGATCAACAAGACTATACAGGAGAACTGa